CAATCATGTAAGGTTCTAATTcatatattacaatgttatcacttattttatattatgtattatattatgttatcattataCGGTTGCAACACTGCACACGACAGTCGGTCAGTTAGTTAGTTCCCGACGCCGACGAGAGGAACATCtcatatgttaataaataatattctatatacgcaatagttctttatttatttacaatcaatAGAGTTGGGAATCCAGGTAAATAGGTAAATGCTAAAAAACCActttagtcataatattatacgtaaatcttaataaattatagtgcaaaaactaatttttctaaaattttggTTACTTTAAAAGCATAACAAGACAATaatctgtaaaaattatttaatttaattaatatataattaataaggagAAAACATATCTTAAGTTTCCCACTAACCCCATAAATGACCACatcaaatttacaaatatcTACAAGATAAATaagtagaaaaaagttttgaaaattacactaaatctttaaaaaaaaatattgaattttttgatatgatattattaccagACTATACGAGTTATTACATGCTACTATCCCTGGAGTGATCAGAAACAAAGTCCACCTGCTTCGTTGCTATACTAACTAAGTTCGTGCATAGCATTTTTTGTtagtgatataatttttaaacaactaatattacctattttaaattttaaaatagaaatcattatttttcattaaaattagtaaataattaaaattacattcaattttattaaaactaaatacaacttttaaaaaattacatttgccttgtaaaaaataaagacaTACCATTTTTTggtctttttcaaaaaaaaaaaacattaactttttactgtttatataacttttagCCAATTTGATTTCCAGTGAAAAActctattattttaactttaagttatttttaattttttaaccctTATTTTATCAGTgatttatcacatttttttatcctattaaagtttttttacccaattgtattactaatttgtaatatttaatcacCTTGTAAAGCAGTTCAATAACTTGGGCCTTAATATCTGGTATGTACCCATATCCTAGTTGGTTTTGTAAATTCATCATATTGGCTTCAACGCACATACTAGGTTTTGTGTAAAAACACTGGTTTTTAGTgctattttcattaaatttcagTAACCAATCTCCTTTGAAATAAAGTACATTTGTCAATAAAAGTTCAGTGTTTCCATCAAAATCatctgtaaaattattttaaatgtactaaattttttaaacagcaaacaatttaaaaataaaaaaaccatagtttggttgaaaatcaaagcattttttctactgaAGTGCCTTCagacttgaaaaataaatataaaaaaaaatcattttaaaattaatgctcAGAATCTAGTAAtgctaatattttgaaaatacttaacattttaaatacaaaaatacacgcACCTTTAGAAATTACACTGTTTATAAGTCCTTGTGTAGCATCAGAAATCTGTTTATTGATCATTTTAACTGATGCTTCAATATTAAGAAGATTAATTTCAGTTATATTAGCTGAGTATTTATCTTGTGCCGTCTCTTTGAAATTGTTAGATATACTGTTTTTGTTCTTAACAAAGATGTTGTTGACAACCACTAAATCAATTAGACTACTCTCCATAGACAATTGATTTGCATGTAATACATTATGAAATGTTGATTGGTCAGTTGGTAAACGTAATACTCTATTTAATTGATCCAAAGTATCTCCACGAGCACCTTCCGATAATAATGTTAACATGGTTTTAATACTAGCTGGAGAAACCACAACATTTGAATCTGGTTGATTTAAGCTAAGttcctatacaaattaaaaacaaaatatataataatatattttatattaatatataataaaaaataaaaatactaagtacaatttattgaagtactgataatgaataatttaatatgcaaaacattaaatagttaaataataaaaaatacttacttgAAATAGTTCTCTGTCAAAATAACTAAACCGCTGGAAGTCAATCTCTTGATCAAAATTACTTTTCATTTTCAAGTCAATTCCAacggctataatatataatgcatttaatgtatttcatatttttaaatctggtAGTGGTTAGGAACAAtggaacatatttttataacccaAACTGATTATTCCttgacgtaaaaaaaaaaaaaactcctagAAGCCACTTgatcaaaataatgtttgttcctggtatttgaatttaaatattaatgagtcctattaattataaaactggaaaatattttttttatatactcgaTAAtacaaccaaaatatttttaaggggTCAAAGATCTCTTATAACTAAGctaaaaactataattgattatattttaaatttaaaattataaatttacattttattggaGTTCTAGTCTTAACCGGTGGAATAGACACTACAGGCGAGCCCTGTGAAAGTGGATTCATAACTTGTCCAACAAATACTATGGTATCCATTGTAATATCTTCTATCATGAATAAAAATGGTCTATTGACTTCAAAATAAACTTCAATTGGGTCCCCGAAACGGTGATCTAATTCaacttctataatataaaaataaattattaatattacctacatacacataattcaatcaatattttataattattaactaaaacaaACCAGTAGCTGCATGAGCGGTACTTCCTTGTTCATTTACTTCGAGTCCAGCTTTTTGAAGTATATTAGATACAATAAGACTGCCAAATTGGCCATCATTAcctaaatttgttaaatttgcaTTTTGTCCAAACATATCGgtaatacctaactattaattaccacaaataataaaatatattagttaagtttaatattacattattactatcAAAGTTACTAAATTACctgtataaatacaaatacaaagcatcattattttaatttgattattatacagATTCTTTAATTAGTTGCAAGATTTTCAAGAAAGAAATTGAAGTGTAGATAAGTATCGGATCAATTTGGAGCATTCAAGAAGTTGCGAGTGCTACGGGCAGTATACCAGGGGTATGTACCAACCTGTATCGGACTATGATAGTTGTTGGTATGTAACTATTCCTAATTGATACAtatcaaatttttcttcttgaaaatcttgCTTTACCTTTCTAAACACAGATaactagaataaaaatatactgatttaaaaaatgtctaaccTTTTGTAATAATGGTCCAAGAATTGATGTATATTCAAAACTAAATCTCGGTAACACAACTTTTGTAGAAAAcgtcttcatattttttattgattcacCCAATAATAttggattaattttattaattagatcatccaaaccattttcatctggtaaaattatatacataacaaatttGTTTCCCTATAAAAACGTTGTcaagtaagtaggtaattactaactaatatacaaatgtaatgttaaaaatcacaatttacCTGATATGGTAAACTAAGTAATTTAGCATTAAGTGATTCTATAGTAGATGATTTAAAATTGCTATAAGCAGTCATTAATTGAACATCAATAGCAGTTTTTGAGTTTATATAAAATGCACCCCTTTTTGTAAGTTCTTTATTAAACGGAGTTGTCCAATATCCTTTGAAATATATAGCATTCAATAAAAGAAGAACGGTACTTTCTTTGGTTTCggctaaaataaacataatattttcattttgtaattaaatcttataatactgggtgattcttttatcatagaacactcattatttcagaaagtgtacatttttttgaaaatatatttttacatagtttcaagtcgcttataaaacaaNNNNNNNNNNNNNNNNNNNNNNNNNNNNNNNNNNNNNNNNNNNNNNNNNNaaaaaatattttaaaaaaaatgtacactttctgaaataatgagtgttctgtgataaaagaatcacccggtatacataatattaatcatattatagttaGAAACAAACCTTCAGATATTAGTTGTTGAATACGCCCATGAGTAAGGATTTCTGCCCattgatttattgaatttacagCATTTACTGGTTTACTAAAATCAACCACCTCTAAACTTGAGTTATACCACCTAGATATAGTTTCTATGAAATCAGGTTTTGGTTGAACTGATACATCCATAAACAATTTAGTGCCAATATCCAATTCATAATCATCTTTACCATGACTCTgagtaaaacattaaaattttaaacaaatcaattatacaactcaataaaaattaaaaagtaaagacgtATGTAAGTTGTAAAGCAGTAAAGAaaatgttacaaataaataactaaacaatTGTTGTTATTCTTCGTTCAGTATCTAAATTctttcaagttttaaaattaaataaaaataaaatataagctatttgacctagcaaaatatttttatcgatatttatgggaaaaataaattgaaaattgaaaatacctataaatagctcataaagagtaaaactatttttaaattataccatgtatagaaaatggtaatacaaatatttgttgaaaatttaaagtttaaaatttaacaaaataagataatcgttctatgagaaataattttttatttacaaatgaatatccaatatcaTAAAACAATTAACTTTGATCActcatactttttttattagtcAAAAGTTGGAAAACTTAAGAgtagttttgtattaaattttcaaatattagatataaaaaaaggcgggtaagtcgtggatgtcgctctgctgtacagtaggttacaagtgggttactgtaatggatggaattaaatttgaatccaatgatattatatcattgtatacgaaaaacgattctgaacggagatgatttgtcagtctaggatatattatttttaaagaaaaacttatggagaaccttgtaccaaattttaaaaacttagttataaaagaaaaaatttttacgatttttcaaccactaaattacttgcaaattttcgcaattttgacatatttcgtataaatttgaactttaaatgcttataaataaaaattgtgacaatgtattccttttattttgcaactgctattgtaaaaatatgttaggagccttgtattaaatttccaaatcttagaattaaaaagaaaaacttttatgaatttctgtctaagataatttgaacattgccgtaatttttacgtatttagtcaaaatttgaactttaaatgcttataaaaaaaaaatcgtgactatatatttcttttatttttcaattgctattgtaaaaatatattatgagccttgtattaaattttgaaatcttagatataaaaggaaaattttttatgaatttctagcataaaataatttacgaattttcgtgatttttacataatatgttgtcaaaatttgaactttaaatgcttataaataaaaattgtgacaatgtattccttttattttgcaacNNNNNNNNNNNNNNNNNNNNNNNNNNNNNNNNNNNNNNNNNNNNNNNNNNNNNNNNNNNNNNNNNNNNNNNNNNNNNNNNNNNNNNNNNNNNNNNNNNNNNNNNNNNNNNNNNNNNNNNNNNNNNNNNNNNNNNNNNNNNNNNNNNNNNNNNNNNNNNNNNNNNNNNNNNNNNNNNNNNNNNNNNNNNNNNNNNNNNNNNNNNNNNNNNNNNNNNNNNNNNNNNNNNNNNNNNNNNNNNNNNNNNNNNNNNNNNNNNNNNNNNNNNNNNNNNNNNNNNNNNNNNNNNNNNNNNNNNNNNNNNNNNNNNNNNNNNNNNNNNNNNNNNNNNNNNNNNNNNNNNNNNNNNNNNNNNNNNNNNNNNNNNNNNNNNNNNNNNNNNNNNNNNNNNNNNNNNNNNNNNNNNNNNNNNNNNNNNNNNNNNNNNNNNNNNNNNNNNNNNNNNNNNNNNNNNNNNNNNNNNNNNNNNNNNNNNNNNNNNNNNNNNNNNNNNNNNNNNNNNNNNNNNNNNNNNNNNNNNNNNNNNNNNNNNNNNNNNNNNNNNNNNNNNNNNNNNNNNNNNNNNNNNNNNNNNNNNNNNNNNNNNNNNNNNNNNNNNNNNNNNNNNNNNNNNNNNNNNNNNNNNNNNNNNNNNNNNNNNNNNNNNNNNNNNNNNNNNNNNNNNNNNNNNNNNNNNNNNNNNNNNNNNNNNNNNNNNNNNNNNNNNNNNNNNNNNNNNNNNNNNNNNNNNNNNNNNNNNNNNNNNNNNNNNNNNNNNNNNNNNNNNNNNNNNNNNNNNNNNNNNNNNNNNNNNNNNNNNNNNNNNNNNNNNNNNNNNNNNNNNNNNNNNNNNNNNNNNNNNNNNNNNNNNNNNNNNNNNNNNNNNNNNNNNNNNNNNNNNNNNNNNNNNNNNNNNNNNNNNNNNNNNNNNNNNNNNNNNNNNNNNNNNNNNNNNNNNNNNNNNNNNNNNNNNNNNNNNNNNNNNNNNNNNNNNNNNNNNNNNNNNNNNNNNNNNNNNNNNNNNNNNNNNNNNNNNNNNNNNNNNNNNNNNNNNNNNNNNNNNNNNNNNNNNNNNNNNNNNNNNNNNNNNNNNNNNNNNNNNNNNNNNNNNNNNNNNNNNNNNNNNNNNNNNNNNNNNNNNNNNNNNNNNNNNNNNNNNNNNNNNNNNNNNNNNNNNNNNNNNNNNNNNNNNNNNNNNNNNNNNNNNNNNNNNNNNNNNNNNNNNNNNNNNNNNNNNNNNNNNNNNNNNNNNNNNNNNNNNNNNNNNNNNNNNNNNNNNNNNNNNNNNNNNNNNNNNNNNNNNNNNNNNNNNNNNNNNNNNNNNNNNNNNNNNNNNNNNNNNNNNNNNNNNNNNNNNNNNNNNNNNNNNNNNNNNNNNNNNNNNNNNNNNNNNNNNNNNNNNNNNNNNNNNNNNNNNNNNNNNNNNNNNNNNNNNNNNNNNNNNNNNNNNNNNNNNNNNNNNNNNNNNNNNNNNNNNNNNNNNNNNNNNNNNNNNNNNNNNNNNNNNNNNNNNNNNNNNNNNNNNNNNNNNNNNNNNNNNNNNNNNNNNNNNNNNNNNNNNNNNNNNNNNNNNNNNNNNNNNNNNNNNNNNNNNNNNNNNNNNNNNNNNNNNNNNNNNNNNNNNNNNctcgttcagaatctaaaaattattctatGAATTCTCAACTAAAATAGTTTGCAAACCAagcaaaaactatataatacctaatgtattatatcaacatttataaagaaaaacacaaaaaaattaagtctATAAATAGcggagtaaaaatatttgaaaattctattATGTACAGAAAAAGGTAATGTAAACAATTAGTgaatatttcaagtatttacggttattcgtttttgagttgCACAACTTAtgctaaaaacaacaacatttattttattataaactgatATTGCGTTAAAAATCCAgttttttcatcttttttttttgttttctctcaAGGCCTATGCAAAATATTGGCGATTTTGAATCTTGACAAATCAAAAGTACTAACTAATTccaattttctatcagaaacaaCCCTCAGAAGTCAGAGTTGACAATTGTAGCATTTTTTCAACTACTTTTCATGTATAcgtactaaatataaaaaaatgtggatAAATATTCCGTTTAAATTGCATTCCACAAAATGTATTGCTACCTATGCAGTGGCTTAGACAAGGGGACATGGGGATCAATCCCCTCCattatctttttattaaattttccaattttcccctcccatttagctatgttgttttatttttttgatccccctttcagaaatcattTCTACGCCGCTGTACCTGTAATTAATAAcgatgatttttacattttatactttatctattttttgtacaagcatttgaaatttgaattgtgTAGATACAAGATACTAGTCAGAgactaacatttatttatttacattgtatgttattattgtttaatatttattttttttttgtacgagGGGGAAATTGTCCCGTTCGGGGGGAAAACGTTCATTGTATCAGGGGGAAAAGGCACGGAGGGGAAACGTCCTAGATTCGTACCCAACAGGCTACAGTACGGTTAGATAAGCTTTGGGAATTTTTTTCCTGGATTCATTGAACTACAATACTTGGAAAGTTCCTTTAAAAAGGAATTAGTTCACGTTTATCttgttaaaaaaagaataagtaAACCGTTTCTTGTTTCGGGCTCAGAATATAATTCGTTtcccaataattttaaaattatattagataataatttgtagttatcaatttaaaatcggttaattaggtagttattttgtttttaaaatgttgaattattttatttaatacaagttaAGATCGATAAGAACGCCGTGACGGACTGGACATTTTGTAAACAATgtcaatattatcgtatatcgtcgtatatagccatataggtaagttaaattatatagataagtcattgtaatattgactaaatgtctaaaaataaaaattataaaaacagttttgccctaaaattatttaaagtccCTGTTATAGTTTGAGAATAGTTgaacgaaaaaaataacaaataaaatcattCTTGTCCATCTAAAAAATGAACGAAATTCCAATATTTCCTTCACACGAAAGTTCCTGAAAATTGAACGAAATCATTGGAACGAGTTTCATCCAAGCGCTGAATTTACACAGATCGTAAATCGAGGCTATACTTTATATGAGTTACTAGCTGAATAACCCAGCGTTGCCCGggaaaaaatgttgattagtTAACTCCTTTTGGGTATAATTCGCTGTGCACATGaaagaaaaacataatactatattttaatttttagccatcctGCGTGGCGTTGCCTGTTAAACTGGTTTATGATTATgtgaacagtatattattaacaggtaggcaatctaacTGCAGTTCTATGGTAGATTGCGGACACGGCGAGGAGggtgataaaataaaacctatattactatactagtatatatttgtaattgaaaaaaatatttatacagtgtacctacctaaaatagtattgaagtcATAGTTGATTTTTAGAGCcgaatttttaggagtgtttaatatttatacattaatatattttattttaatttatttcattttattttcacggACAAATCATCGTAATTGTACCTAGCTTTAtgaaataattcgtatataaAACCTGTAACCAAAGGCAAccataaacaaacaaaaaaaagtttcaacttCCACCGTGAGTCTTAAGATACCTGTTTGACCACCTCTTTAAACTATGAATATCAGAAAATTCTTTCTTATTACACATCTAGATCATTAAAGGAACTATTCTAAATATCAAGTACgtacatttagtattttaaaacctatgttgtatatttaaattagatattgcTTGATAGATGGCGCCAATGTTGTATTCTTACAACCCCTTATTTCTCCTTTAGGTgttgaatttccaaaaatcctTTGTTAGCTGACGCTTACATCATAATAGCTATATGTATGCCAAATTTCAGCCTAATCCGTCCAATGGTTTGAGCTGTGCGTTTATAGATCAGTCAGTCAGCCTACTcttttatatacgtatacaaataatttaatattttcaacattatctctttttctcaaataataattaaaccacGGAtagttgttgaaaaataaagaagacattttttaaaacagtactGTTTACAGGGCCGTCCCTAGGGCAGGGCGAGCGGGGCCCCGCTTTCATAGATACAATAAAAGGTCAAGTTGacgagcaaaaaaaaatgtacttatcatttttttttttttcatgtaaaattgttgaatggaacaataaaatgttatttatagtatttatattttattatattttataaattataaaattttagaaatatttctaaaatgaataaagatgatttaatgaaaaattgaatgGATATTCAAAATCTGTTAGAAGTTGGTGACACAAATGATATAAATGGTCGAGAAATGTTCGATGAATTAATAaatggttaattaattaattaataaacatataaatggtCATTCTTTGTGAGATTATTGAAGAATACACGTCACCACTAAAAgttctagaaaaaatatttagttacagCGTTGATGACATTTACTGCTGCAATATGTCCATAGTATTaagaatattgttaactatgccTGTAACTACTTCTTCAGCAGAACGATCTTTTTCAaagctgaaattaataaaaaaactatctcCGAAGCACGTTATTACAAGAAAAAGTCACCAATTTAGCTATAATCTCTATCGAAAAAGAAATTGCtgaccaattaaaatataatgatattattgatcaatTCGCGGATATAAAAAgtagaaaagttaatttttaatatatttttatattgtaatattgtgcctattgctatattttatatttgttgtcttattttgtcaatatttttttgataacttttatttattatattaagttttattatatgacatggtgcgttattagttaatttacttattcatgTTGTTGTAGGTGCaaggtactatatatttgtTAAGATTATTTGCGCACATTTGAGTTTCAAATTTGGGGAGTGTATAACTCCCATACGCGATATGCAACTGACGTgcaataatgacattttaggcCCCGCAATTTTACTCTGCCCCGAGCCCCGCAAATCGTTGTAACGGCCCtgactgtttaaaataatttttcactatAGTGACGTATTAAACTTATAGATTTCCATCAAAATAATCGAACTTGACGAGTTACCCTGCTCAGTTTCTGTATCCCGTCCAacttattaaaagaaaaatacatagcgtttgtatttttgattatcacAATCGGCTTGAATTAGTCAATTCGGAATAGAAGAACTTAATCAATGATCGTACGACAATAATTAAAGAGTTAGATTGTTTGAtctttaatttaaagaaatcatTAATGATACCTACGCTAAAGAAcagtaaataattgttgttactGATGTctgatacataataattggttttaacCATGAGTCATGACTATGACCATGAGtagaaaaatacattacttACTCAACTCAGTTCACAAAAAAACATCTCGCGAATATTTGCACTATACGATCACTAGAAGGTCCAGGTTATCTACATATTAGATatgctttatatttatatatttaaatttccgccactatattttaagttattaatattacaattattttaacattccTAGGAGATTTGATTAATGGTCCATCTATAGTTCTAAAATCTGAAGTAGATACCTAGGTAGAAGCTTCTATTTGtaaacaatcaataatttacGCAATCAACCAATTTCAAAGCAGTCCAATAAACAAAACGAGGTATAAaacaatacctaattaaaagaaaataatatcagCCGAAAAAAtctaatagaataaaaatctatattaaacaAACAAGAACAATGTTCttagaacatttttgaaatggcatacgagtataaatataaatttaaacgttGAGCCCTCATTTAAGATCATCTATACACTTAATAGGTTTTATAccacacaaaaaatattgtcaaaccATACCAATACCATTGCCAAAATGTCTAAACTCAActatttgtgaaatattttgtaaatataatatgtacacaatttCAGAAATAATTCTTCTAGAATTgttggaaaattataaaaatattatatgatcttAATCATATATCATAGCCCCTAGGCCCAAAGAACAGACTTCTATAATACTACACTAGATAAGGAACTCCTATATAATGCACATTgagatcaaaaaaaatttagtaattttagaaaacttccaatttaaaataacaatcgCTTTATTTCGTTAGATATACCTATTCGCAATTTCTCGATAATTTCTTCATATTTCCAATCGGAAATAATATCTGCTCAGAATTTATTAAGATAAAGAATTCTAACAAGTGTTGACCCAAAGATGATGagttgttttgaaaattttaaatttagaaaaagaaCGTTGAGACTTGGGtaaaagaaaatgttaataaagtTTCATATGCATtactatgtaaattaaaatatttcaataatttaattgcaCATTGAATACACCTCTGATAGTTTTGATCAATAGAACAATCAACAAACTGTAtttatgtttgattatttttattttataaatttacagttcatatattttataaccttttctttttataattatgatttttcccATGATATAAGCAACATGGTATGATCGCAAAAGTCCAGATTTGATTCAAGTCCGCGCATACGTCACTTGCTTACGTGTAGTATCATATTgtcatgaaattattattaataggtacacacTTTTTCTACGTCACGTGCTTACCGAAGGATCTGACCGTCAAAAAATTACTATCATACCTAGTTTTTATATCATGATTTTTCCGTTCGTTATGTAGAACCCTATATTCTCATACCGATAAGGGGGTGTTACTGGCTATTGCCAGtctgttgtacacttgtacctattgactataaatactactatcaatgataaaacaaatattcaagtaattgttttatattatttacttttatacttttattttatgtacctacctaactccaagcagatattataatgttctccATGATATAtttatccaaaaataaaaattaaatatctaaaaaaaatgtctgggtatattataattataattggttacctatatatgttataatcatATACCTTATACTaatgtctaaaaataattaatgattttaattaagggtgccttgacagttttacattaaatttaggggGCCCCATGACAAAAAAGTTTGAGAAGCACTGGTCTAGTAGTATAAAGCTTAtaactaatacagtaataccttattaaaaaattgtactgataatatgatcaataaattactaatattgacagtg
This is a stretch of genomic DNA from Acyrthosiphon pisum isolate AL4f chromosome A3, pea_aphid_22Mar2018_4r6ur, whole genome shotgun sequence. It encodes these proteins:
- the LOC100158742 gene encoding uncharacterized protein LOC100158742 — its product is MKDIFFFIVCSVLAVVVLSATTKSQVNANAKDKLLTQKVSDNNVPDFHAFNWRLCKALHDVEKNNAVISSISIKLVLLMLYEGALGNTAKQIEQVVGISGHKQNIRERYSQKLQSLQSHGKDDYELDIGTKLFMDVSVQPKPDFIETISRWYNSSLEVVDFSKPVNAVNSINQWAEILTHGRIQQLISEAETKESTVLLLLNAIYFKGYWTTPFNKELTKRGAFYINSKTAIDVQLMTAYSNFKSSTIESLNAKLLSLPYQGNKFVMYIILPDENGLDDLINKINPILLGESIKNMKTFSTKVVLPRFSFEYTSILGPLLQKLGITDMFGQNANLTNLGNDGQFGSLIVSNILQKAGLEVNEQGSTAHAATEVELDHRFGDPIEVYFEVNRPFLFMIEDITMDTIVFVGQVMNPLSQGSPVVSIPPVKTRTPIKSVGIDLKMKSNFDQEIDFQRFSYFDRELFQELSLNQPDSNVVVSPASIKTMLTLLSEGARGDTLDQLNRVLRLPTDQSTFHNVLHANQLSMESSLIDLVVVNNIFVKNKNSISNNFKETAQDKYSANITEINLLNIEASVKMINKQISDATQGLINSVISKDDFDGNTELLLTNVLYFKGDWLLKFNENSTKNQCFYTKPSMCVEANMMNLQNQLGYGYIPDIKAQVIELLYKDNNFSMVILLPDENTSTVQVLKDSQHNSFSKILNSIDERAVNLYLPRFKIDFSTKLPSVLKKMGLTSIFSSNANLTSIFNPAKQVLVKDITHKVTMEVNEKGSKAGAVTVVSVIPLSNIPQPSPVTVLIDRPFIFYIFNRATKNILFSGQVYDVNSNIKHLM